The Bacteroidota bacterium DNA segment GCGTGCTTATACAACAGATGTAAAACCTATCATAGATGAAAACTGCGGAACCAAATGCCATAGTGCAGAAAAAAAACCAAGATGGCATTGATTTAAGCTATCATCTGTGAAAGAGAATCTTCAAAGGTGATTTACTTGCCGCTATTCAACATGCCGAGGGAGTATAAACCCATGCCCAAAAAAGCAGATAAGCTAGAAACAGCTGAGAATATTCAAATTATTGCCTCCTGGATAAATTCAGGAGCTATAGAATAGTTATTGTTTAACAACAAAAACCCACAATTATTGATTATTCAAACATCAATTATCCGGCTGTAATAGTATGTACAGTTATTGCATTTTTATGATTGCGCTTTGGTACAGTCCTGTTTTATTTAGTAAAACTGGCAAAAAGTTGGACCTCACTAATAATGATTTAAAGAATGCGAATATGTTTCAAATATTCGGTTTTCAGCTTTATCTTATGTTAGTTATGATTATTGGTCTTGCTGTTTTGGAATGACAGCACACAGTACAAGCTTCATGAGTGGATTACTTTCGGACTTTGGATAGGCGTATTTTTTAATGCTGCCTCTTGCGGTACTCTTATGCTTTACCAAAGAAAATCATTGAAGCTGTGGTTGATTGATTCAGCCTATCAGATATTTCTCGCCATTAGTGGAGGGGATAGCGGGTATCTGGAAATGATATATTTAATTCAAAAAACCTCACGAAATCGTGAGGGTTTATTCTATAAGAACAATAGATTACATCATTCCATCCATTCCCCCACCCATTGGAGGCATGGCATCTTTCTTCTCTGGCTTGTCCACTATTGTGCATTCAGTAGTCAATAATAATCCTGCGATTGAAGCCGCATTTTTCTAATGCAATACGACTTACTTTCACCGGATAAATAACACCTGCTTTCAATAAGTTTTCAAATTTTTCTGTTTGAGCATTAAATCCGTAATCCCCTTTTCCTTCTTTCACTTTTTGCAGAATAATAGAACCTTCAATTCCTGCATTTGCAACTATCTGACGCAATGGTTCTTCTAATGCTCTGCATTGCAATTGCAACACCTGTTTTCTCATCGGCATTTGCTGTTTTCACTTTATCCAATGATTCAATTGCACGAATATAAACTACACCACCACCGGGAACGAATTCCTTCTTCCACCGCAGCACGAGTTGCAGCAAAGGCATCTCACTCTATCTTTCTTTTCTTTCATTTCCACTTCGGTAGCAGCACCTACATAGCATAGCACTGCAACACCACCACTTAATTTTGCAGGGCGTTTCGCAAAATTTTCTTTATCGTAAATCAAGATGTAGTTGATTCAGATATTGATCTTATCTGAGAAATGCAGAGCTTTAATAGCATCTTTTTTACCTGAGCCATTTACGATAATTGTATTGTCCATATCTACAGAGAAATTTTTCTGCGCGACCTAATGAAGTCAAATCAGCAGTTTCCAATTTAAGATCTTTATCCTCACTAATAACAGTTCCTCCGGTTAACACTGCAATATCTTCCAGCATTTCTTTTCTGCGATCACACCAAAACCGGGAGCTTTTACTACTTTTGCAAATTTTGAGTGCTACCACGAATTTTGTTACCACTAAAGTTGTCAATGCTTCACCATCAATATCTTCCTGTCAGTTAATAAAGGAGCACCTTGTTGAGCAACTTTCACAATATCGGCAACAAGTCTTTCATTGTGCTGATCTTCTTGTCATGAATCAAAATATATGGTCTGTCCATCTCTGCTACCATTGTTGTTCTGCATTGGTAATAAAGTATGGCGATATATAACCGCGATCCGAATTGCATACCTTCTACTACCATCCACATAAGTTTCTGTACCTTTTTGCTTCTTCAACAGTGATAACACCATCCTTAAAACTTTACCATTGCCTCAACAATTAATTTACCAATTATTAGGGTCATTGTTTGCAGAAATGGAAGCTATGTTGAATTTTGCTATTGTCGTTTCCAACATTTTAGCTTGTTTTTTCAAATCTTCAACAACAGCTAAAACAGCTTTATCAATTCCTCTTTTAAATCCATTGGTTTTCACGCTGCTACATTTTTTAATCCTGCGGTCACATTACCTATGCTAAAACTGTTGCTGTAGTAGTTCCATCACCTGCCGCATCGCTGGTTTTAGAAGCCGCTTCTTTCACCATTTGTGCACCCATATTTTCAATTGCATCTTCAAGTTCAATTTCTTTTGCAACTGTAACACCATCCTTAGTAACTGCCGGTGCGCCATATTTTTTCAATAACCACATTGCGACCTTTTGGGCTAAGGTTACTTTTACAGCATTGGCCAATTGGTCAACTTCAATTTTTAATTTTCTCTTGCTTCGTATCGAAGGAGATTATTTTGCCATAGTATTTTAAATTTAATTACTTGTTTAATAAATTATTTAATTAGATGATTGCGAAGATGTCGCTTTCACGCATGATGAGATATTCTTTTCCATCAATAGTGATTTCTGTACCTGCATACTTTCGGTATAGACAGTTCGCCAACCTTCACAGTTGCAGGCTCATCTTTTTGCCCGGTCCGGCGGCTACACTATTCCTTTCTGGTTTTCTTTTGCAGATTCAGGAATATAAGCAAAACCACTTTTTAGTGGTGCTTTCTGCAGCAGCAGCCTGAATTACTGCACGATCAGCCAAAGGCTGAAAAGTTGATTTTAGCTTTTGCCATATTGAGTTTTAATTTTTGGCGAGTCATAAAAAGTCTGACGTCAGCCCCCGCTGTTCGATTACTATGCCACCGGATTTTATCGGACATTTTTGCAGCGAGAGTAAATTATAGTCTTAATGCATGAGCAAATCTGTCGTAAGGTGAGAATGTATGAGAATAGAAAACCATTATAAGATTGTGTCGGAATCTTGTTTTTCCTTACCATGACTGCTTTAATCTTATTGTATTCTGTGTCAACGGCACTCTATCATCACGGTAAGCAGACCAATAATTAAAGCCAATCCAATACCCCAACCGAACAATGGATAGATGAACCAATAACCCGCAGTTTCCCTTGCTTGTAATTTGGAAATACCACAATCCGACAAGGAAAATATTTACTACGATATAAGCAAACAGATGGCGTTTAAAAAGCAATGCGCTCCTCGGCCATCTTCCAATTTTCTTATCAAGTTTTCGGTTCATAGTTGAATATTTTTTTTTAAAGATAGGAAATATGGGTTTTGAATTGAAGTATTTCTAATTGTAAAATAACTGGTTGAAGAAAAGAATTAAAGCTTAAATACAACAACCTTAACAAATCAAGGGCTTAACCCTTTAATCTAATGGAAAAAAATAATTTCATGTTTATGTATTAGTCTACAGGTCTCCAATTGAACTTTTCATTAATACACAACAAGCTATTGCATTCGCCTTTTGCTTTCGCTTTTCCAACGATTACACAATTCGACAGTTCTACTATTACAGAAATTTCAATACCCATACTTCCCTTTCCATCTCTCCTTCAAAAAATTTCTAATTTCATTTCCTTCGGATTTTTCCCGGGTTCATATATTGTTTTAGCTTTAATTTCTTCAGGTAAAAATTCTTGCTCAATAAAATTATTATCGTAGGAATGCGCATACTTATAATCTTTTCCATAATCCATTTTTTCATCATGAAGTAGGTGCATTGCGCAAATGCAGAGGCACGGATAAGTCACCTGTTTCCCGATATATTTTTTTTTGCTGTTTTGCAAAGCAGCGCTATGCTGAATTACTTTTACTGAAGTAGCGAGATAAATTGTTGTCTGCGAAAGTGTAAGACTACATTCAGGATATCCCACCATATTCACCGCTTGAAAACATGCTGTTGCAAGTAACAATGCATTAGGATTTGCATTACCAATATCTTCGCTGGCAAGAAATTAATAATCGTCGGGCAACAAATTTCGGATCCTCTCCCCTTCCATCATCCGTGTTAAATAATACACCGCCGCATTCGGATCGCTACCTCGAATAGATTTTATAAAAGCAGAAATTATATCATAATGCATTTCACCTTGCTTATCATATAGGAGCAGTTTTCGTCTGCAATACTTCCATTACTAATGCATCAGTGATAATTAATTCATTCGCATCTTCCGAATCGCAAACAAGTTCTACTATGTTTAATAATTTACGTGCATCGCCACCGGAAAAAGTGAATGATTGCTTCAATTTCCTACAATACAATACTTCGTTTCTTAACACTACATCTGTTTTCAATGCTTTATTTAAAAGGGCTTCTAATTCTATTTTAGAAAATTCTTTAAGAATATAGACATGACATCAGGATAACAATGCAAAATCACTTCGAACGATGGGTTCTCTGTTGTTGCTCCAATTAAAATAATTTTCCTTTTCTACAGCTCCCAACAATGAATCTTGTTGTGCTTTTATTGAATCGGTGAATTTCATCAATAAACAAAAAATTTTTCCGCTTTTACCTGCAGTTTCTATTACTTGTTTTACATCTTTTACTCAGGATGAAATTGCACTCAATGCAACGAAGGGAATATTCGGTAGCACCTGCAATAATATTTGCCAAAGTAGTTTTTTCCAACTCCCGGTGGCCCCATAAAATCATTGAAGATGGATTGCCGGTCCTTAATCATTTTTCGCAATACTTTTCTTCACCAACTAAATGTTGCTGACCTTCAAATTCATCTAATGTTTTAGGACGAAGTCTTTCTGCAAGTGGAATGTTTTGCATTTTAAAAATGCGTTTTTTGTAATAAATAAAATACCGCTAAAGATCCTTTTCCAAAGATGGGTGATGATAATCTCCGAATAGGTTTTAGCGGTATATAGAATTAAATAATTTTCAAGCAGTCACCGGTATATAATAGATCCGGATTTTCTATACGATTTTGATCCCTTGCTCAATGTCCGGCAAACTTTCAAATAATTCAAGACAATTTTCAATAACAAAATATTGCAGTTGAAATTTATCTTTTATATAAGGTGTATCCAATATTTTTTCAACGTTGTAATCAATGCGTTTTTTTGATGGAATTCCTGATTTTAAACAATACACACTTTCGCCGGTGGATGATAAAATTCCTGAACCATAAATACGCAACAAACCATTATCACGAATTAACCCAAATTCAACAGTGTACCAATAGATGCGGGATATTAATTCTACTGCCATATCATTATCAATATAACTCAACGCAATTTTACTTAAACCACATAAATAAGCGCAATAGGTTTTATTCACTAATAATGGTAAATGACCAAATACATCATGAAACATATCGGGTCCTTCCAGATAATCCAGTGCTCCATTCTTCTCAACCATGTGGATGGGGAAATCTTCTGTTCAACAACAATTCAAAAAATCTTTATTGTCAATTAATCACCGGAACTACCACTCTTGCCAACCGGTAATTGTATCCGAGCCGAATATTAAATTCAGCAAACTTTTGAATCTTATCTGCTGTAAAATGGATTTGCTGAATGCCGTTCATAAATACTTCTGCAGCACGGTCTTTTAATATTGCCATTTGTCGATCAAAAAGTATTTCCCAAACTTTAAAATGTTCAAGTTCATATTTACTATAACCTGAACTGCTGTTGTTTTAAGTAATTTCCGTCATATTATTTCTAACAATTAATTTGAATTGATTATCACTTCTAATTCTTGTATTACTATTTCTCCAAACTCATCATTTATCCTCTTTATTTTTTTCTTTGTTATAATGAATTTCATTTTTTAAATGCGCAGATAAAATATGCGCAATCAATTTTCCATTTTTCAATTTTTATCTCTTCTGTATATTTTGCCATTGTACTTCCCATCACCTTCATCCACATATCCTTCACTTGTACTTCATTTATTTTGAATCTAAATGATAGGTTTTAAGAAAGGATTTTATTGCTCCTTTCATATCTTGTTCCGGCTGATTCTTCATATTCTAAAATTACACAATTTGTCCGTTGCTTACGTTAAAATGATCATAAATAATTTCCATCTCTCTGATAAAATACGTTTGCTGCGTTCTGCATCTGCATCAGTAATTAACACCTGATAAAATTTCTCACTCTTCAATAATTGAAATAATGCCTTTAAACGATGTGTATCTAATTTTTCAAATACATCATCCAATAGTAAAATAGGATGTTTGCCGGTTTGTTCAACTATGATAAGAAATTGTGCAAGTTTTAATGCAACCAATACAGATTTCACTTGTCCTTGGGATGCGGATTCTTTCACTGATAATCCATTCAATGAAAATTCCAGATCATCTCTATGAATTCCGACAGTACTTCGTTGAGACTCAATGTCTCTGCTTCATTATTGCTGAGTAATGTTGCAAAATTTTCTGCATGTAATTGACTTCTCATAATTTATTACCGGTGTTTCTCTGTTTTGACAAAGCTTGTTATAAACAGAATAAAATATTGGCTCAAATGCTTTTATAAAACTCTTGCGCTTTTCATATATAACCATTCCCGTTTTGTTGAGTTGATGGTCAAATACTTGCAAAACAGAAATAGCATCTGATGTTGTATCAAAGTTTTTTAAGCAATGCATTCCGCTGTTACGCAATACACGATTATATTCCAGAAGAGCTAGTAAATACACATTATCCAATTGTGAAATAGCGATATCTAAAAATCGTCGGCGCTCATCACTTGCTTTGTAAATCAGATCAATATCGTTGGGTGTAATAATTACCACGGGAAGCGACCAATATGTTCTGAAAGTCTGTCGTAAGTAATTCCATCTGCAATAAATTCCTTTTGTTTACCCAGCACATATTTGCAAACAACCTCCATCTTTTCTGTATCATTTTCAAATACTGCATCAAACGAAAATAAGTTTCATCTGCACGCATTACTAAACCATCACTTCTGTAAAATAACTTTTACACATACATATATAATAAATAGAATCAATCAGATTTGTTTTTCCTGAACCAATATCTCCATTGATTAGAGCAAATCGCTCGGAAAATTCAATGAATTCCTCACGATAATTTTTATAGTTGCGGATATTAACTGATCGCAGCAATGCTTAGATTTTAATTGTGTGGTTGATTTCTTAATTTTGCGCCTCTCCTTGTAAATGCAGGGTAAATATTATGCAAACAGAGTTACTGACAGACCGCTCAAAAATAACAAAGAAACATACCTGAATTGGTATGTTTTAATGCAGCGTATTCGTCGCTTTGGAAGAAAAAGCCGGTCAACTTTATGGTATGCAGAAAATCAGAGGTTTCTGCCATTTTATATTGGACAAGAGGCAGTTGCAGCAGGTGCTATATCTGCAATCAGACAAGAAGATCCTAATTTACCGCACATAGAGATCATCGGTCTTGGAATTGCGAAAGGCAATACCTGTAATGAAGGTATGGCTCGAGTTGTTTGGAAAAGTTACAGGTTGCACAAAGGAAAAGTGTAGCCTCAATGCACTTTTTTTTCTAAAGAGCATAATTTCTTTGGCGGACATGGAATTGCGAGCGCCAAATTCCACTTGGTGCAGGAATCGCATTTGCAGAAAAAAATAAAGGAATACCGATAATGTTTGTCTTATTTTTTTGGTGATGGTGCAAAGACAAGGTGCATTACACGAAACTTTTAATATGTAATGCTTTGGAATTTGCTGGTATTTATTGTAGAAAATAATGGTTATGCAATGGGTACTTCCGTAAGCGTCTTCAATCAATTGGATTTATATAAAATAGGTGCTGCATAATGATATGCCTTCTTATCCTGTGGATGGAATGAATCCTGAATCAGTGCATAATGCAATTTATGAAGCTGTTGAAAAAAGCACGATTGGGTGAAGGACCTACATTCCTTGAAATTCGTACTTATCGTTATAAAGGACATTCCACGAGTGATCCCGGAAAATACCGTTCGAAGGAAGAAGTGGAAGAATATAAAATGCGTGATCCGATAGAAACTATACTCGTCAGGGAAATTATTGGATTATAAATACCTACTGAAAAGAAATTGAACAGATAGATCAAAAGATAGAAGAGTGAAAATTGCAGTATTGTAAAATTTGCTGAAGAATCTCCCTACCCTGATGATGCTGCTGTGTATGAAAATATTTATTTACAAAAAAGATTACCCGTTTATTACTGATTAACAAAAAGCAAGCATGGCTGAAAATAAAAAACAATAGAGCAAGTTCAGGAACCGGATACATACCGCAAGGTGGAGAATTTTTCCTGCAAAACAGAATATGATAGTTGGTGGAATCGTAGTAATTGCGTTGGCCATTGTTGGATATTTCGGTTATCAGAAATTTATTCTGGAGCCAAAAGAAATGGATGCCCGTGAAAAAATTTCTACACCACAAAGCAATTTCAAAAGATTCGTTGATGCTTGCATTAAATGGCGATGGAATTAATCCCGGCTTTCTTGCAATCATTAATAGCTATGGAAATACTGCTACAGGAAATCTTGCACATTATTATGCAGGAATAATTTATCTGAAGCAAAAAGATTTAGATAATGCAATCTTACATCTGGAAAAATATAAACCTAAAACAGATGAACTGGCTGGCTTAACTTATATGGAGTTAGGTCATGCGTATGCCGACAAAAGGCGATTTGAACAAAGCAGTGAGCTCTTTACAAAAAGCAGCAGTAGAATCCAAGAGCGATTTCTTCAGTCCTTACTATTATAAAATGGCTGGTGATTTACTTACAGTGCAGGAAAAATATGCAGATGCAAAATCTGTGTATGAGATAATTAAAAAGATTATCCATTGTCAGAAGAAGGACAAAACATTGATAAAGAAATTGCCTACACACAAACAAAGCTTAGCGGAAAATAATGGCCACCCGGCATAAAATCTTTCCTTTTACCGTGAAGAACAAATACCTTCCGGTGAAGAAATGCGCATTGGCAGTATTGTTTCCGAATGGAATAATGACATCACTGATGTATTGCTAAATAGTTGTGTTGAAACATTAACTCAAAACAAAACACTTCCGGAAAATATTTTCACCATTCATGTTCCGGCAGTTTTGAATTACCCTCCGCCGCCCAAATGCTGATGGAAGGAATGGAGTTGGATGCAGTGATTTGTCTTGGCTGCATTATTAAGGGTGAAACCCAACACGATCAATATATTGCCAACCCGGCACAAGGAATAATGATGATTAGTGTGGATTATTCCACGCCTGTAATATTTGGAGTACTCACAACAGATAATTTATTACAAGCACAAGAACGTGCTGGTGGCAAACATGGCAACAAAGGAACAGAGTCTGCAATTACTGCTTTGAAAATGGCAGCGTTAAGGAGGAAGTTAATTTGAAATAGCTATCCTAACTTTTTCCTAAATTATAATTCCTGTTTCAGCAGGGTTCTTGCCTCCATTAAAAATAAATAATTTGTAAAACCCTGCGTGGTTAAAGCATTCACGTCGTTAATGTATTTATATCATTTTTGAAAGTAAAGAATGCTATACAACGGAGTTTATTCAACAGAAGAGTATTTAAAATCCAAATTTATTATCTTTAAAATAGAATGAGAGATTTTTAGTTCGAATGATAATAGTGTCCATTCAAAATT contains these protein-coding regions:
- a CDS encoding 2TM domain-containing protein, yielding MNRKLDKKIGRWPRSALLFKRHLFAYIVVNIFLVGLWYFQITSKGNCGLLVHLSIVRLGYWIGFNYWSAYRDDRVPLTQNTIRLKQSW
- a CDS encoding AAA family ATPase, with protein sequence MLRSVNIRNYKNYREEFIEFSERFALINGDIGSGKTNLIDSIYYICMCKSYFTEVMV